The genomic window GTACATCCGGACCGGGTCGTCGATCCCGATCATGTCCGCGGAGAGCGCCTCGAGCCCCTCGGGGGGCGCGCTGCGAGCTCCCTCGCGTCGAGCCTGAGCTGCCGGTCGCGAGAATCCTCGATCATCGTCGCCCTCCGGCGGATCGCCTCCGCGGCGGTCCCCGCCTCGGCCACCACCGGGAACCCCTCCCGATCGTGGGCTGCGGACGCGCTGGGCGCAACCCCGCACCCGTGCAGGCCAGCGACGATGCGCCGCTCCGTGGCCTCGACCCGATCCCGGGCCGGCGACCCTGGCGCGAGCGCGAGCCGCGCGGCGCGTTCCCAGCGGATCTGTCACCGGAGCAGCTCGCTGGGGCGGTGCTCTGCCGGCACCGAGTGGACCGACATCCGGGCTCGCGCCTCTGCGGCGCCCCGGGGCAGGGCACGAGCCGGGTGGCCCACCCTGGCTCCGGCCGCGAGATCGTCGTCACCGGCCGCATCAACAGGTGACGTGCAGGACGGCCGCCACGTCCCCCGGATCGGCCGCCTGGAGCAACCGGCAGGCCACCTCCGTCGGCTCGGCGACGATCTCCACCCCGCGCCGGCGGGCCTCCTCGTACAGCTCGGGCATGATCGGCAACTGACCGGAGACTCCCGTCCCGATGATGAGCCGCCGGGCTGACCACGGGATCGCCTCGCCGGCCGAGAGCGGCGTGTGGCCATACCGGTCCCGGTAGGCCCGCGACACTCCCTTCTTGCGACGCCGCACGACGCCGCCTTCAAGCACGACATCGTGCTCGAAGCGCCGCCCACCGATCTCGATGAGCCCGAATGAGATGAGCCTGGCGTCCATCGCGACCTCCCGCGACCATCATCCCGCGAGGCGGCCGATGCGGGGCTCGTCATCCTCGCGGTGTGTGCCGGACTGCAGCTCCTGGGCCATCGCTATGTCTCCGAGATGTTCCTGCCGTACCTCCGTGATTTCGACATCAACGTCTTCGACGAGTTCCACCTCGCCGACGTCGGGGATGTCCCGATGATCCCCGCCGATGCCGCGCGCTGTCGGTCCTACATCGAGAAGTACGTCGACGAGGTCCTCGCCGCCGGCGCCATGCCGATCTGCATCGGTGGCGACCACTCCATCCCGATCCCGATCGGGGCGGCACTTTCAAAGCGGATCACGGGCAAGTTCGGCTACATCCACTTCGACGCTCACATCGACTGCCAGCCGAACTTCGCGGGCGAGCGCTTCACGAATTGGTCGCACGTCGCTCGGATGATCGAGCTGCACAACTGCGACCCGAAGAACGTGGCGATCGTCGGCGCGCGGGGTGCGCTCAATCCACCCGAGCAATGGGAGTTCGCACGCGAGAACGGGATCCGGATCTATCGGATGAACGAGATCGAGGATCGGGGCATCCGAGAGGTCGTCAATGAGGCACTCGACATCGTCACGGACGGCACGGACGCCTTCTACTGCAGCCTCGACTCGGACGTCGTCGACGCCTCGGCGATGCCGGGGACGGACGCTCCGGAGCCAGGTGGGCTCACCTCCCACGAGATCCTCCGCGCGTGCGAGCTCATCGGGGCTCGGAAGCCCGCGGTCCTCGATATCGTCGAGCTGATTCCGGCCTATGACAACCCCGCCATGATTTCGCTCCGCCTCGCGGGGTACATGATCATGCACCTACTCGGAGGCATGGCAACCGGTGGTGAGCGGGTCCGCACGAAGATACGCGAAGGGATCTGACCTCCCTCCCGGCAGCGGGCGAGCACGCTCACGGCCGACGGCCCTCGCCCGACGTCCCTCCTGGATCCCACGGACGTTGCGCGATGAGCGGCGTGGGCGTGGCAGCGCGGGGGACCCAGTTCAGGTTGGGGATTCCCTCGCCCCCTCCGATCGGAAGTCCTCATTGAACGACCGTCGACGAGTAGGCGATCGCGGATCGCTGAGAAGAGGGTGGCCTAATGTGCCTGCGTCGGCGATGATCCGGGGACGATGGAGGCGGATGGGGTGATGGGCTTGGTACTGGCGTCCTGACCGACGCAGCCCGGCCAGCGCTGAGACTCACAGCTGACGTCTCGATTTCGCGTGCACCGCAAGCCGCGGCCGATCCAAGTTCTGCTCCACCCGTTCACAATCTGCTTACGAGGATGCCTGGTGCTCGTCGACATTCCCGCGCGCCTGGACGGCCGGGTGGCCCGTGACGGGATCGGGATCCACTACCAGGTCTTTGGTGATGGAGAGCAGACGATCCTCCTGCTCCCGAATTGGACGATCGTCCACTCCGACTTCTGGCGTCTGCAGGTTCCGTACTTCTCCAGTCGCTACACGGTGGTGGCGTTTGACGCTCGCGGCAATGGGGCGTCCGATCGACCGGTCGAACCTGGCGCCTATGCTGATGCCGAGGGAGCGGAGGATGCCGCGGCTGTCCTTGACGCGGTCGGGGTGGAGCGTGCGGCGATCATGTCAGTCTCCGCGGGAGCTAACTGGGCGGCATTGCTCGCAGCCAACCACCCAGATCGGGTGGCTGGCGCCGTCTTCATCGGATCGAGCCTACCGGTTGCGCCGAACAGTCCAGCGCGGACCGCCGCAATCGCGACATTCGATGAGCCCCGGACCTCACACGAGGGCTGGGGGAAATGGAACCGCCACTACTGGAATCAGGATTGGTGGGGCTTTCTTGATTTTTTCATGCACCAGTGCTTCACGGAGCCGAACTCGGAGAGCTACGTCCGCCACTTCGTCGAGATGGGCCTCCAGACCACCCCTGAGATCGTGGCCGCGACGATCGACGCGCCGAGCCTCGATAGGGACGAAGCGCGACGGGTCGCGTCTGCGATCGCCTGTCCCGTCCTCGTGATCCACGGCGATTCCGATGCGATTGCCCCTCTCGAGAAGGGCATTGAGCTCGCCCGCCTGACGCGAGCTGGGCTCCACGTGCTGTCAGGGGCAGGACATGAACCGGAGTTGCGCCAAGCAGACCACACAAATCAGCTCATCGAGCTTTTCCTTGAGCGAACGTGGCCGACCCGGGGCTGATGACGACCATCGTCGCCCGCCGAATCAGAAGCTCCACGGGGGTCGGTCGCCGGTGCCAGTGAGCGAGCTCACGCCACGATCCGGGCGTCACGCAGGATGGCGAGCTCGGCTCTCGACATTCCCAAGATGCTCGTAAGGATCTCATCCGTGTGCTCGCCAAGGATCGGTGCGCGACGGACGGCTCGTTGACTCCCCGTGATCCGCAGAGGCGACGCCGGCATCCGATAACGGCCGACACCCGGGTGTTCGACCTCCGCGAACATGCTATTCGCAAGTGAAGCTCGTGGGTCGTGTGCGACCATCTCGCTGATCGTTTGGTAGGGCGCCCAGGTTGCGTGGTGTTTCGTGAGGCACTCGCGGATCTCTGAGAGATCACGGTCCGCGAACCACGGAGCCAGGAGTCCCACGATCCGCTCGCGGGCCGCGTACCGATCGCTCTCGGTTCGGAGGTCGAGACCCATCGCGCGTTCAAGCGCCTCCATGGGCTCGATCGTCGCCGTCGCACGGACCAGGGCCGTCCATTGGCGAGGCGTGATCGCGACGACCATGAGCCGTTGCCCGTCGCGAGTGGAGAAATCGTGTCCGAAGGCCCCATACAGATGGTTCCCCTCACGCTCTTCTTGCGCGGCGCCTAGTTCCGATGCGGCGAACCGACCGAGGTTGGCGACCATGGCAAGAGCGACATCCGAGAGCGCGATCTCGATGAGTCGGCCGCGGCCCGTCCTGAAGCGACTGCGCTCGCCAGCGAGGAGGGCGACCGCAGCCAAGGTCCCCGTGGCGATGTCCCAAGCGGGTAGGACCGAGTTGATCGGACCATCCGCGTCCGGAGGCCCGGTCAACCATGGATATCCGGTCGCGGCATTGACCGTGTAGTCCACCTGGCTCGTACCATCTGGATCACCAGTCACGGAGACCATGATGAGATCCGGTCGGACTGCCCGCAGCGCCTCGTACGCGAGTGGGCCACGAGCCGGCAAATTCGTCAAGAAGAGCCCTCCTCCTTCGCCCGGCGCCGTTGCGAGTCGAGCTGCGATCCGTTGGCCCTCCTCGCTGGCGAGATCGAGCGCAACGGAGCGTTTACCCTTGTTCAAACCCGACCAGTAGAGGCTCTGGCCGCCAAGAGCGAGCGGCCAGCGACGATAGTCGATGCCACCACCAGGGGGATCGACGCGGATGACGTCAGCGCCTAGCTGGGCCAAAGTCATCCCGCCCAGCGGTGCGGCTACAAAAGCCGACACCTCAATCACTCGCATGCCATCGAGGATTCCGATCGGAGGGGCGTCGGGCCGGGGATCTCTCTCATCGGACATCGCCATTCGACTCCGCGCCGCTGCCCTAGACGGACAGATCCGGCCGCGGAGGCGGCCCGGTCGATGCCCGCACCACGACCACGGGTTCGTCCTCGATCATGCGGTCCTCGACCGATCCACCTTCGACTGCGCGGAGAAGCATTCGGACCGCCTCCTGGCCCATCCGGAAGTTCGCCATCCGGATCGTCGTCAACGGCGGCGACATGTGGGCCGCCAACGCATGGTCATTGAACGCGATGAGGGAGATGTCGCTCGGGATCTGGAATCCCGCTTCCCGAATACCGGCGAGGACCCCCATTGCCTCGAGAAGACTCGCCGCGAAGATTCCGGTCGGGCGGTCATTCGGCGGCACTGCGAGGAGTCGAGCGATCGCGTCGCGCCCGCCCTCCTCGGTCGGCGGTGCCTTGACCACCCAGGCGCTTGCAACCTCGAGACCGCCCTGCCCCATCGCCCGACGGTACCCGCGTTCGCGTCGCCGGGCGGTATCAGTATCCGCGTCGAGTCCCACAAACGCGATCCGTTGGTGCCCCAACTCGATGAGGTGGCGGACGGCCTTGACGCTACCGACTTCGTCGTTGACCACGACTGAGCCGTGGATGCCGACGGTCCGGCGGTTGACGAGCACGAGCGGCAGCGCCCGCTCCGCCAGTTGGGCGACGAATTGGTCATCAAGTGTCGCGAAGGCGACGATCAGGCCGTCGACTCTTCCGTCGGAGATCAAGCGCGCGTAGTGCTCTTCGCTTTCGCCGCCGATCCGTCGGAGCGCGTTCGCCTCGACAACCATGACCAACTTGCCCGCCTCAGCGGCTGCGGCCTGGATCCCATGGATGACCTCGCTAAACCCCACGTTGTCGAGGCTCGGGATAACGAGACCGATCGTGTCGGTGCGTCGAGTTCGGAGTCCGCGAGCCAGAGCGTTTGGTCGATACTGGAGCGCCCGCGCGGCACCAAGGATGCGTTCGCGCGTGTCATCGCGGACGGCCTGACGCGGATCGCCTCGCAGAACGCGCGAGACCGTCGACGGGTCGACCTCGGCGAGACGAGCAACATCCTTCAGATTTGGCATCGAACTTCGCTCCGAGCGGGAGCGGTCATCGTTGCGTCCTGACCTTCACCTGCGAAGAGCCGGCGCGCTCCGGCCGCCTAGCCATGACGACATAATGCCTGCGCTGCGGCTTCGATAGCCACGGCACTCGGCACGATCTCGTCCTCGAGCGGTGGGCTATACGGGATAAGCAGGTGCCCCGGAAGGCTGATTGCCTGTGGGGCGGCCCGCCACACGACACCACCGGAGGCCAGCAGCGAGATGATCGTCGCGCCCCATCCGCCGGCATGAACCTGCTCCTCGACGACGAGCAGTCGGCCGGTGCGGTCGACCGAATGGCGAATCGTGGGCAGGTCGAGTGGCCTGATCCAGCGCAGGTCGATGACCTCGGCCTCGACGCCTGCGGCGGCGAGCTCGTCGGCGGCCATAAGCGCTCGCTCGACCATCAGCAATGTGGCAACGATCGTCACGTCACCACCCTCGCGGAGGACCGCCGCTCGACCAATCTCAGCGACCGAGCCCCGCTCCACCGGACCCTTTCTGGCATAGAGCCCCTTGTGCTCGTGAAAGATGACCGGGTTGTCGTCCCGGATCGCGGCCCGGAGCAGGCTGTAGGCAGAGCCGGGTGTCGCGGCGGTCACCACCCGCAGGCCCGGCAAACCCATGAACCAGCTCTCGCCCGTCGCCGAGTGTTGCGTGCCGAAGCGACCCGTCGCGCCGGAGACTGAGCGGATGGTCACCGGGACAGAGCATTTCCCGCCGCTCATGAAGCGGTACTTGGGGAGCTCGTTGACGATGGCATCGGCGGCGGTCGGCAGGAAGTCGCTGAACATGAATTCGACGACTGGACGGAGCCCCATGAGGCTCATCCCGAGGGCCACCCCGGTGAACCCGTTCTCGCAGATCGGAGTGTTGATCACGCGCTCGGGTCCGAACCGCTCGAAGAGCCCGACATTCGTCTTGAACACGCCGCCGTCGCTCGCGACGTCTTCCCCCATCAGGACGACGGCCGCATTCGTCGCCATCTCGTCGAGCAGAGCCGCGTTGATTGCCTCGCGGTAGGTGAGCTCCACCGTCTCGGCTACCCGGACGTCCGCATCGCGCGCGCTTGGGTCAATCTGCGTAGACATAACGCGCGGTCTCCTCCAGGTTCGGATACGGGGCCGCCAAGGCCCGCTCAGCAGCAGCGTCGATGTCCCGCTGGACCTCGGTGGATAGGGCCGCCTGCGCATCGCTTGTGAGGGTCCCCTCGGCCGCCAGCCGCCTGCCGAGGATAGCGATCGGATCTCGCGCCTGCCAGTGCTCGAGCTCGCCGTCGGGCCGGTACTTGGCCGGGTCCGACCGGCTGTGCCCGCGGTACCGGTAGGTCTTCATCTCGAGGAGCGAGGGCCCGTCGCCGGCCCGGGCCCGCTCGACCGCAACGGCGACCGCCGCGCGGACGACCTCCACGTCCTGCCCGTCCACGATCGTCCCCGGGATCCCGAACGGGTCCGCCCGACGGGCAAGGTCGTCGATGGGAGTGGTTGCCCGAAGGGGCGTGTACTCCCCGTACAGATTGTTCTCGATGATGAATACAACCGGGGCAGACCAGACGGCGGCCATGTTCAGTGCTTCGTGGAAGGTCCCAATGTTGGTGGCCCCGTCGCCGAAGAACGTGAGCGCGACGCGAGCTTGGCCTTGGAGCTTGAAGGCCATCGCGGCCCCGACCGCGATCGGCAGGCCGGCCGCCACAATCGCGTTCGAACCGATGTTGCCCATGGAGAAGTCAACGAGGTGCATTGAGCCCCCGACGCCGCCCGAGCCGCCAGTCCGGCGGCCCATGAGCTCGGCGAAGGCCGTCTCCGGGGCCATCCCACGCGCGAGCGCCTGGCCGTGGCCGCGATAGGTGTTCGTGAGGACGTCGTCTGGGCGCATCGCGGCGATGGCGCCGACCGAGACTGCCTCCTGGCCCTGACAGAGGTGGGTGGTGCCCTGGATATGGCCACCCATGAACAATTCCTGGACCTTCTCCTCGAAGCGCCGGATCTCGAGCATCCGGCGATACCAGGCGGGTCGTGGATCGGCGTCCGTCTGAGCGCTCATGCCTCACCTCCGTTGGGACGAGTCGAAGTCATCGTGTCTGGGCCACCGATCACTCCGGCCGAGCGCCAACGTTCGAGTTCCGCGTCAGAATGCCCGAGCTCGTCACCGAGGATCTCCTGATTGTGCTCGCCCAGTTCGCCGCCGAGATATCGCACCTTGCCGGGCGTGTCCACGAGGCGCGGGATCGCGTTCTGGATCCGAACCCGGCCAAGCTTCGGATCATCGACCGTCGTGATCGTCTCGCGGGCCTGGTACTGCGGATCCTCGAAGATGTCGGCGATCGAGTAGATCGGTCCGATCACGGCCTCGGCGGCCTCGAAGGTAGCCATCACCTCGGCGCCCGTGTGCTGTGCGATCCAGCCACCGATGAGGAGGTCAAGCTCCTTCTGGTGCAGGATCCGGCCCGTGTGGTCCGCGAACCATGGTTCTGAAGCAACCTCGGGGTGGCCGACGAGCTTCATCACACGCTCCGCGATCGACTGCGAGCTCGCCGACATCCCGAGCCAACGTCCATCGCTGGCCCGATATGCGTTCCGCGGGGCCGTCCACTCGGTGCTACTACCGGTCCGCCCCTGCACCACCCCGAGCTGGTCGTACACGAGCGCCTGCGGCCCAAGAATCCAGAACAGTGGCTCATAGATCGCTAGGTCGATCACCTGCCCCGGCGCATGGTGTATGTCGCGGTGGTAGATCGCAAACATGGTCGCGAACGTCCCGAAAAGGGAGGCGACGCCGTCCCCGAGCGCGAACGGCGGGAGTGTTGGTGGACCGTCCGGCTGACCGTTGATGTGAGCGTATCCGCTGATCGATTCGGCGACCGTCCCGAACCCTGGCCGCGGACTGTACGGGCCCGTCTGACCGAACCCGCTCGTGCGCACCATCACGAGTCTCGGGTTGATGGCGTGCAGCACGTCCGGGCCCAGGCCCCATCGCTCGAAGGTTCCCGGACGAAAGCTTTCAATCAGGACGTCGGCGTCGGCGATCAGCTCCTTGAGCAGGGCGGCGCCCTCGGGCGTGCTCAGGTTGAGCGACACCAAGCGCTTGTTGCGGCTGACAAACGCCCACCAGAGCGAGACGCCGTTCTTCTGCCAGCCGAGCGTTCGCAGGGCATCACCCCGAGGATGCTCAACCTTGATGACGTCCGCGCCGAAGTCCCCGAGAAGAGTCCCGATAACCGGGCCGGCAAAAAGCACGCCGGCATCGATGACCCGGAGACCGCTCAGCGGGCCCGGCGAGGCAGGATCGGCGCCGGGCGTCGTCCGAGGCCTGGGCTGGGCGCCTGACGACTCGTCCGTCATCGCGCCTCCTCGGAAGCATAGTCGCTGAACGACTGTTTCGTTTGGATGAGCTCGACGCGAATCCCGTCCGGGTCGATCATGTAGACGGCGCGTCCCCCCTTGTTCGGTCCGATCGTCGGAGTCACCGGCGCGGAAACGGACTCCACGCCTTTCGCGACGAGGTCCGCGTACAGCGCGTCGAGGTCGTCCACGAAATAGGCGGTATGCGCGGTCCCCGGATTCGCGGTCCGGGTGTCGACAGGCATCCGCTCGACATTCCGGTACTCGAGGAGCTCAAGAAAGACCTCGGAATCGGGGGGTCGCAGGATCGCCGCGTGAAGATCCACTTCAGGGTAGCCGACGAGCTCGCCGATGTAGGGGGCCTGCGGGTTCCAGGCGAACACGACCTCGAACCCGAGCACGTCCCGATAGAACGCCACGGACCGCTCCAGGTCGCGCACCTGAAGCCCGGTGTGATGTGGTCGAGTGATCGCGGCCATCAGGACGAGGTGCTCCCTTCAGGGTTCATAGGTCGTCGAGAAGGCCGTCCGGATCGACCACGGTCTGCGTGGCAATCCAGGCCGGATCCACAAGGCGACCGAAGCCGGGCGACTCGGGCAAGGGATCCATCAACCCATCTCGGACCACGGGCTGGGCGAGGCTGTCGTCCATCGGATGGACGCCGGTGCCCGGGATCCCCCACTCGATCGGAGACTCTGTATGTCCGAGGGCGCCCAGGACCTGGGAGTGGATGTGCGGGTACATGTGAGGCGACAGGAATTTGCCGGCCGCCGCGACCGCCGCGGCGATCGGACGCAAGCGGGTGATCCCACCGTTGGTCGTGGCATCCACCCGATTGACATCGACCGCGTCGTACTTCAGGAGCGCCTGCGGATGGTACGAGCCGCCCTGCTCGTCGCCCATCGCGACCGGCGTTGCGATCCCCTTTCGGATCTCGGCGACCATCGCCGCATCGCCGGGCGGGACGATGTCCTCAAACCAGCCGATGTTCAAACCATCGAGTCGCCTTCCGAAGGCGACCGCGTCGGCTGCCGTCTTGTGCAGGAAGTTCGCATCGATCCCAAGCCACGCCTCGGGGAACGCCTCGCGGGCTGCACGCAGACGTTCGATGGAACCATCCTGGGTCGGGGCGATCGGCAGCTTGAACCGGCGCCAACCTCTGTCCCACAGGCCGGCCATCTGGGCGACGGTCGCCTCTGCGGAGATCGACGGCGGGTAGCCGACGATCGCGGTCGCGGGCATCCGCTCACGACCACCGCCGAGAAAGGCCGCGATGGACTGACCAGCCGCCCGGGCGGCGAGGTCCCATGCGGCGAGATCCACGAGCGACAGGGCCCGCATCCCGATGCCTGCTGCGTGCACGGCGTTGTTCGCCCAGAGCGCCTTGAAGAACAGTCGCTCCGGATCGTCGAGCGGTTCGGCAACGTAGGCCGGAGCGATCGTCCGGTCGACGATCGCCGCAAGCGGGCCATCCCGCGTCAGGCAATACGCGAAGCCGCGCAGCCCGCTCTCCGCGTCGATTCGGACGAGGGCAAACTCGCGATGGCGCATGACCCATGTGCCGAAATGGATCGGCACCTCGAGGGTGTGGATGATCGTCGCCACCCGAATGCGGGTGATCCGGTCGAGGTCGGCCATCGTGTCCCCCTACGCCGTCAAGTAGCCGTCGTCGCACATCAGCGTGTGCCCGGTGACGAGCTCGGAGGCATCGCTCGCGAGAAAGATCGCCGCACCGATCAGCTCGCGCGGTAGACCCAACCGTGGGCGGAGCATCCGCGCCTTGATGAAATCCGCGGTCAGGGACGTCCGCTGGGCCGCCTCGCGAGTCAGGGGGGAGTCCATCAGGGTTGGGCCGATGGCGTTGACGCGAACCCCCCGGTCGCGCCATTCGAGAGCCAGGCCGCGCGTGATCCCGAGCACCCCACCCTTCGAGGCAAGGTACGCGCTCGCCCATGGATATCCGACAAAGGACCCGATCGAGCCGAGGTTGATGATGCTGCCCGAGCCTTGACCCAGCATCTTCCGGCCGAATGCCTGGCAGCACAGGTAGGTGCCCTTGAGGTTCAGCTCCACGATGAAGTCGAATCGGTCCTCCGGGAACTCCTCGGCGGGCGAGCGATAGGCCGTGCCCGCGCTGTTGACGAGGATATCGACCCTACCGAGTTCGGCGACCACCGAGTCGGCGAGGGCATCGACCTCGGGTTTGGACGTGACGTTCAGCCGGCGAACGTGGGCCGTACCACCCTGCTCGCTGATGGTCGCTGCCGTGGCCTCGACGCCCTCTTCGTTGATGTCGGCCAGGACGACCGTCACTCCGGCCTGGGCGTACCCGATCGAGATCGCTGCGCCCAGTCCGCTGCCGGCGCCGGTGACAACCGCGACCCGGTCGCGCAGGTCGAACAGTGAGCCGACGAATCCGGCGGGAATCGCCAGATCGTCGTCAGGAAAGCTCATCGTGGATCTCCAGGCTCGGGATGGGGATCGTTGGGATGGGCGGCAAGGGGATGAACCTCGACCGACAACCACGGGTAGAAGGGGAGCGAGGCGATGGCCGCGTGCAGCTCCGTCGAGTTGGGCGCCACCCACAGGCCCCAGTTCGCCCGCCGTCCCGGGATGCGCCACAGGCGGCTGATGATCCCGGCCTCGCCCAGCTCGCGCGCGCGGGTACGCTCGGCAGTAGTCAGCCGCTGAAGCTCGTTGGGATCGCCATCGGCTGGCCATCGGACTTCGATGTGCACGAGGAACTCCATGGTCAGGCTCCCAGTTCCAGCTGGTTCACGGCGGGCCCGATCGCGGCGCGCAGCGTGACCCCGAACGCGCGACGAGCGCCCGGAGCGAGCTCATCCAGCGGCGCGGCTTCGCGTTCGGCGACGCGCCCGAACAGTGCGCAGTTCGCCGGCTCGATGCCCGTCACGTAGATGCCCTCGGCGAGCATCCGCCACTGCCACAGACGAGGCAGCGACCGTCGGTCGTATTCGACCGCGACACCGATCCCGCCGCTCGGCTCGAACCCTTCGTTGATGATCCCCACCCGGACGCGATCCGGGCTCGATGCCGCCAGACGATGCTCGAAGACCTGCACCGGGAAGCCCGGCGTCGGGGGCGCGAACCGGTCATGGTCGGGCTCAGCGGCCCGTGAGACGTCGTCCCAGCCGACAACCTCCGCTGGCGGAGCGAACAGACGAGATGTGGCAGCCACGACCGGGTGGCCGACGTTGATGTGGTAAAGGACAAACACGGGCGCAGGAAGGTAACCACGATTCTCGATCTCATCGCTGAGCTCGATCCGTGGATCACCGACCGGGAATCGGAGCGTTCGATGGAGTACAAGGTCGACGCCGTAGACGGTGGTCTCGCGAACCTCTCCGCGGACGACCACGGCCAGGCCTCGTTCGTCTTCCTCGGTGTCGACCGTCACGTTGCGAGCCGGCAGGTTCGAGACTCTACCGTGGAGGCCATGATGCTCATCGCCGTCGCGGACAGCCGAGCCAACGTTTTGGAGGCCCGCCGTGAAGAGCAGGCCGCCGTGGAACGAGCGCAACCAGACATCGTCGCGGAAATAGGACGGGTGGACGATTCCCGTCGGCGACTGCCAGGCGAGCGGATATCCGGAGCACCAGGCCTGACCGATGTCCAGGCCCCGGTCTGCGATCACCAGCGCGTGGATCCCACCGGCGACGCGGACATCGATCGCGCGGACGCCGTCTTCAGCGCCGTCGCCGAGTCTTACCAACCGGCCACTCGCAATCTGCCCGAGGTCACCGAGCTCCGGGCGCGGGGCGGGTGCAGTGCTCATTTGCTCAGCCAAGGGGGCGTCACGTAGTCGTCCCAGGCAGCCCCTTTGCCGGCATCGACCGGCACCGCTGCGCCGGTGATCCCCGTCGCAAGCGGTGATAC from Chloroflexota bacterium includes these protein-coding regions:
- a CDS encoding agmatinase family protein, giving the protein MCAGLQLLGHRYVSEMFLPYLRDFDINVFDEFHLADVGDVPMIPADAARCRSYIEKYVDEVLAAGAMPICIGGDHSIPIPIGAALSKRITGKFGYIHFDAHIDCQPNFAGERFTNWSHVARMIELHNCDPKNVAIVGARGALNPPEQWEFARENGIRIYRMNEIEDRGIREVVNEALDIVTDGTDAFYCSLDSDVVDASAMPGTDAPEPGGLTSHEILRACELIGARKPAVLDIVELIPAYDNPAMISLRLAGYMIMHLLGGMATGGERVRTKIREGI
- a CDS encoding alpha/beta hydrolase, whose protein sequence is MLVDIPARLDGRVARDGIGIHYQVFGDGEQTILLLPNWTIVHSDFWRLQVPYFSSRYTVVAFDARGNGASDRPVEPGAYADAEGAEDAAAVLDAVGVERAAIMSVSAGANWAALLAANHPDRVAGAVFIGSSLPVAPNSPARTAAIATFDEPRTSHEGWGKWNRHYWNQDWWGFLDFFMHQCFTEPNSESYVRHFVEMGLQTTPEIVAATIDAPSLDRDEARRVASAIACPVLVIHGDSDAIAPLEKGIELARLTRAGLHVLSGAGHEPELRQADHTNQLIELFLERTWPTRG
- a CDS encoding CoA transferase: MSDERDPRPDAPPIGILDGMRVIEVSAFVAAPLGGMTLAQLGADVIRVDPPGGGIDYRRWPLALGGQSLYWSGLNKGKRSVALDLASEEGQRIAARLATAPGEGGGLFLTNLPARGPLAYEALRAVRPDLIMVSVTGDPDGTSQVDYTVNAATGYPWLTGPPDADGPINSVLPAWDIATGTLAAVALLAGERSRFRTGRGRLIEIALSDVALAMVANLGRFAASELGAAQEEREGNHLYGAFGHDFSTRDGQRLMVVAITPRQWTALVRATATIEPMEALERAMGLDLRTESDRYAARERIVGLLAPWFADRDLSEIRECLTKHHATWAPYQTISEMVAHDPRASLANSMFAEVEHPGVGRYRMPASPLRITGSQRAVRRAPILGEHTDEILTSILGMSRAELAILRDARIVA
- a CDS encoding LacI family DNA-binding transcriptional regulator — protein: MPNLKDVARLAEVDPSTVSRVLRGDPRQAVRDDTRERILGAARALQYRPNALARGLRTRRTDTIGLVIPSLDNVGFSEVIHGIQAAAAEAGKLVMVVEANALRRIGGESEEHYARLISDGRVDGLIVAFATLDDQFVAQLAERALPLVLVNRRTVGIHGSVVVNDEVGSVKAVRHLIELGHQRIAFVGLDADTDTARRRERGYRRAMGQGGLEVASAWVVKAPPTEEGGRDAIARLLAVPPNDRPTGIFAASLLEAMGVLAGIREAGFQIPSDISLIAFNDHALAAHMSPPLTTIRMANFRMGQEAVRMLLRAVEGGSVEDRMIEDEPVVVVRASTGPPPRPDLSV
- a CDS encoding alpha-ketoacid dehydrogenase subunit beta, which gives rise to MSTQIDPSARDADVRVAETVELTYREAINAALLDEMATNAAVVLMGEDVASDGGVFKTNVGLFERFGPERVINTPICENGFTGVALGMSLMGLRPVVEFMFSDFLPTAADAIVNELPKYRFMSGGKCSVPVTIRSVSGATGRFGTQHSATGESWFMGLPGLRVVTAATPGSAYSLLRAAIRDDNPVIFHEHKGLYARKGPVERGSVAEIGRAAVLREGGDVTIVATLLMVERALMAADELAAAGVEAEVIDLRWIRPLDLPTIRHSVDRTGRLLVVEEQVHAGGWGATIISLLASGGVVWRAAPQAISLPGHLLIPYSPPLEDEIVPSAVAIEAAAQALCRHG
- a CDS encoding thiamine pyrophosphate-dependent dehydrogenase E1 component subunit alpha, translated to MSAQTDADPRPAWYRRMLEIRRFEEKVQELFMGGHIQGTTHLCQGQEAVSVGAIAAMRPDDVLTNTYRGHGQALARGMAPETAFAELMGRRTGGSGGVGGSMHLVDFSMGNIGSNAIVAAGLPIAVGAAMAFKLQGQARVALTFFGDGATNIGTFHEALNMAAVWSAPVVFIIENNLYGEYTPLRATTPIDDLARRADPFGIPGTIVDGQDVEVVRAAVAVAVERARAGDGPSLLEMKTYRYRGHSRSDPAKYRPDGELEHWQARDPIAILGRRLAAEGTLTSDAQAALSTEVQRDIDAAAERALAAPYPNLEETARYVYAD
- a CDS encoding CoA transferase, producing the protein MTDESSGAQPRPRTTPGADPASPGPLSGLRVIDAGVLFAGPVIGTLLGDFGADVIKVEHPRGDALRTLGWQKNGVSLWWAFVSRNKRLVSLNLSTPEGAALLKELIADADVLIESFRPGTFERWGLGPDVLHAINPRLVMVRTSGFGQTGPYSPRPGFGTVAESISGYAHINGQPDGPPTLPPFALGDGVASLFGTFATMFAIYHRDIHHAPGQVIDLAIYEPLFWILGPQALVYDQLGVVQGRTGSSTEWTAPRNAYRASDGRWLGMSASSQSIAERVMKLVGHPEVASEPWFADHTGRILHQKELDLLIGGWIAQHTGAEVMATFEAAEAVIGPIYSIADIFEDPQYQARETITTVDDPKLGRVRIQNAIPRLVDTPGKVRYLGGELGEHNQEILGDELGHSDAELERWRSAGVIGGPDTMTSTRPNGGEA
- a CDS encoding VOC family protein, whose translation is MAAITRPHHTGLQVRDLERSVAFYRDVLGFEVVFAWNPQAPYIGELVGYPEVDLHAAILRPPDSEVFLELLEYRNVERMPVDTRTANPGTAHTAYFVDDLDALYADLVAKGVESVSAPVTPTIGPNKGGRAVYMIDPDGIRVELIQTKQSFSDYASEEAR
- a CDS encoding SDR family oxidoreductase; the protein is MSFPDDDLAIPAGFVGSLFDLRDRVAVVTGAGSGLGAAISIGYAQAGVTVVLADINEEGVEATAATISEQGGTAHVRRLNVTSKPEVDALADSVVAELGRVDILVNSAGTAYRSPAEEFPEDRFDFIVELNLKGTYLCCQAFGRKMLGQGSGSIINLGSIGSFVGYPWASAYLASKGGVLGITRGLALEWRDRGVRVNAIGPTLMDSPLTREAAQRTSLTADFIKARMLRPRLGLPRELIGAAIFLASDASELVTGHTLMCDDGYLTA